Proteins from a single region of Ischnura elegans chromosome 2, ioIscEleg1.1, whole genome shotgun sequence:
- the LOC124154500 gene encoding metalloendopeptidase OMA1, mitochondrial-like isoform X2, with protein sequence MLLQISDIQNKFLQNLHDTKMLPPNSLAYIKVDRIVKSILEKNQDIPEVRDVPWSVHVINDPLHRNVFVLPDGSIYVFTGILDVCKNDDQLAFVLAHEISHVVMSHVEENISRGYCMELFILMPIILFWATMPIELAIVSHWLTNRMNHFMITLPFCRRTEMEADYVALQLIAKACFDVRESSKFWNNMVKNSVKDAQIPPAEWLSTHPQYAKREKLLNDLMPAAIRLRQFHKCPPLRDDRW encoded by the exons CTGCAAAACCTACATGACACAAAAATGCTCCCACCTAATAGTCTAGCATACATTAAAGTGGACAGAATAGTTAAATCAATACTGGAGAAAAACCAAGATATACCAGAAGTAAGGGATGTTCCTTGGTCAGTGCATGTAATCAATGACCCTCTCCATAGAAATGTGTTTGTATTACCA GATGGAAGTATTTATGTTTTCACTGGAATACTAGATGTTTGCAAAAATGATGATCAACTAGCTTTTGTGCTGGCTCATGAAATATCTCATGTCGTCATGTCACATGTG GAGGAAAACATTTCAAGGGGCTACTGCATGGAGCTGTTTATTTTGAtgccaataattttattttgggcAACTATGCCTATAGAATTGGCTATAGTATCCCACTGGCTTACAAACAGAATGAATCATTTCATGATAACACTGCCATTTTGTAGACGTACTGAAATGGAGGCAGACTACGTGGCATTACAACTCATTGCAAAG GCTTGTTTTGATGTAAGAGAATCGAGCAAATTTTGGAATAACATGGTAAAAAACAGTGTTAAGGATGCCCAAATCCCACCAGCTGAATGGCTGTCCACCCACCCTCAGTATGCCAAGAGAGAGAAGCTATTGAATGACTTAATGCCAGCTGCAATCAGATTAAGGCAATTCCACAAG TGTCCCCCTTTAAGAGATGATAGGTGGTAA